Proteins encoded within one genomic window of Streptomyces rubradiris:
- a CDS encoding chaplin, which yields MIKKVVAAAAATGGLVLAGAGLAVADSGAQGAALNSPGVVSGNVIQAPIHVPVNVCGNTIDVVGVLNPAFGNACVNK from the coding sequence ATGATCAAGAAGGTCGTCGCAGCTGCGGCCGCCACCGGTGGTCTGGTTCTCGCGGGTGCGGGCCTCGCCGTCGCCGACTCCGGTGCTCAGGGTGCCGCCCTGAACTCCCCGGGTGTCGTGTCCGGCAACGTCATCCAGGCGCCCATCCACGTCCCGGTGAACGTGTGCGGCAACACGATCGACGTGGTCGGCGTCCTGAACCCCGCCTTCGGCAACGCCTGCGTCAACAAGTGA
- a CDS encoding aldo/keto reductase translates to MEQRHLGRTGLRVSRIGLGTLTWGRDTDEHDAADMLKTFWEAGGTLVDTADVYGDGEAEYLLGRLMDGLVPRRDLVISTKAGSVPDPERRFDGSRGHLLAALDASLARLGTEYVDLWHIHAYDTETPLEETLQALDLAVSSGRARYAGVSNFCGWQLAKAATWQLAAPGTRTRLASTQMEYSLLQRGVEREVLPAALDLGVGLLPSSPLGRGVLTGKYRHATPPDSRGASEDLAPFVEPYLDDTATRIVDAVTTAADGLAVTPLQVALAWVRDRPGVAAPIVGARTAQQLTAALSVEALSLPDEICRALDDVSAPVHRYPDHDWSTL, encoded by the coding sequence ATGGAGCAGAGGCATCTCGGCCGTACCGGCCTGCGCGTGTCCCGGATCGGACTCGGCACCCTCACCTGGGGGCGGGACACCGACGAGCACGACGCCGCTGACATGCTGAAGACGTTCTGGGAGGCCGGCGGCACCCTCGTCGACACCGCCGACGTGTACGGCGACGGGGAGGCGGAGTATCTGCTCGGGCGGCTCATGGACGGGCTGGTGCCGCGCCGGGATCTGGTCATCTCCACCAAGGCCGGCAGCGTGCCCGACCCCGAGCGCCGCTTCGACGGCTCCCGGGGCCACCTGCTCGCCGCGCTCGACGCCTCCCTCGCCCGCCTCGGCACGGAGTACGTCGACCTGTGGCACATCCACGCCTACGACACCGAGACCCCCCTGGAGGAGACGCTCCAGGCCCTCGACCTGGCGGTGAGCAGCGGCCGGGCCCGGTACGCCGGTGTCTCGAACTTCTGCGGCTGGCAGCTGGCCAAGGCGGCCACCTGGCAGCTCGCGGCGCCGGGCACCCGCACCCGGCTGGCCAGCACCCAGATGGAGTACTCGCTGCTCCAGCGCGGTGTGGAGCGCGAGGTGCTGCCGGCCGCGCTCGACCTCGGCGTGGGCCTGCTGCCGTCCTCGCCGCTCGGCCGGGGCGTGCTCACCGGGAAGTACCGGCACGCCACCCCGCCGGATTCGCGCGGTGCCTCCGAGGACCTCGCGCCGTTCGTCGAGCCGTACCTGGACGACACCGCGACCCGCATCGTGGACGCGGTGACGACGGCGGCCGACGGGCTCGCGGTGACCCCGCTCCAGGTGGCGCTGGCGTGGGTGCGGGACCGGCCCGGGGTGGCCGCGCCGATCGTCGGCGCGCGCACCGCGCAGCAGCTCACGGCGGCGTTGTCAGTGGAGGCCCTTAGTCTTCCTGACGAGATCTGCCGGGCGCTGGACGATGTGTCGGCGCCCGTGCACCGCTATCCCGATCACGACTGGAGCACGCTGTGA
- a CDS encoding helix-hairpin-helix domain-containing protein, producing the protein MSTEPETTEEAGPGTPDTRGTREGGTEGSAGGNADASTEDIGAVEGDDAGAGASEGDGTPEEAGASEHDGASEGDGPEEAGASAGAEGAAGEGAGDAGALSEAEAELAAQRIERERIERRKAEKKGPIASGTKLSGKAADLLAAVRAVESGEKPVATVFTEPAPAPRRPAPEPVRRPQPAPAPVAPAAPAPETVDAVRRVLAEGGAPDSLAPQVAAVLGEGAGTTLREDPWQLLRVGGVRPEQADGFARALLGPGCGPGDARRGRAVTVWLLEQAAVAGHTALELPTLTAALGRQGVPDPDAAVQDTLAEGEALVFQDALEEPGASAPQDADEEQERPVRVLVGLERYAMAEESLADGLARLANSVPEEAGQAWEAVTAGLSGGAAELARAVAGHGLVLHTGGEAARAEPAALLAAARAAGLRAYAACHTLDGRSRLTAHLGAASGREGAATGRPVANPARQGEATARPMADPAPQGQATARPMADPAPQGQATARPMADPARQGEVTARPSGHPAQPGTASVEPDAPPAQPGAAPAQPGAAPEVPSAAPVRPGPGGHPGPSAVEPGAHGVVTVSGLLAGVEGPGRDADGALDVDLLIVLDAPQLDVEGAAMLVESLPDGARLVLSGDPGVLWSAGPGRIFADLLAARICPQAVSRVPDPGPLGELVSGIGVGELNQVAAPGKEIVIVPVRDAGEAVHRTVQLVADSVPRAIGVPADQTVVITPGHGGAAGTRALNSALKQRLNPGPGRFGGFDPGDRIAYSPAPGRTVPGVVVKADADGLHLSCAGAPVVVPRERVEGSVRHGWALTAHQAAGARWPAAVVVLPGDAAQALSRPWVYTAFGRAERHLSVVHGVEQALPRAVAEVPAKPRTTRLGTLLRTQAPAS; encoded by the coding sequence GTGAGCACGGAGCCGGAGACCACGGAGGAAGCCGGGCCGGGGACGCCGGACACCCGTGGGACACGGGAGGGGGGCACCGAGGGGAGCGCCGGCGGGAACGCCGACGCGAGTACGGAGGACATCGGTGCCGTTGAGGGCGACGATGCCGGTGCCGGCGCCTCGGAGGGCGACGGTACCCCTGAGGAGGCCGGTGCCTCGGAGCACGACGGTGCGTCGGAGGGCGACGGTCCTGAGGAGGCCGGTGCCTCGGCGGGTGCCGAGGGTGCCGCCGGGGAGGGCGCGGGCGACGCGGGTGCGTTGTCCGAGGCGGAGGCCGAGCTGGCCGCGCAGCGGATCGAGCGGGAGCGGATCGAGCGGCGCAAGGCCGAGAAGAAGGGACCCATCGCCAGCGGCACCAAGCTCAGCGGCAAGGCGGCCGACCTGCTCGCGGCGGTCCGGGCGGTGGAGAGCGGCGAGAAGCCGGTGGCCACGGTGTTCACCGAGCCGGCCCCGGCACCGCGCCGCCCCGCCCCGGAACCGGTGCGCCGGCCCCAGCCCGCCCCCGCCCCCGTCGCGCCCGCCGCCCCCGCGCCGGAGACCGTCGACGCCGTGCGCCGGGTACTGGCCGAGGGCGGCGCGCCGGACAGCCTGGCCCCCCAGGTGGCCGCGGTGCTCGGCGAGGGCGCCGGCACCACGCTCCGGGAGGACCCCTGGCAGCTGCTCCGGGTCGGCGGGGTACGGCCGGAGCAGGCCGACGGCTTCGCGCGGGCGCTGCTCGGGCCGGGCTGCGGCCCGGGTGACGCGCGGCGCGGCCGGGCGGTGACGGTCTGGCTGCTGGAGCAGGCGGCCGTGGCCGGGCACACCGCCCTGGAGCTGCCCACGCTCACCGCGGCGCTCGGCCGGCAGGGCGTGCCGGATCCGGACGCGGCGGTACAGGACACGCTCGCCGAGGGTGAGGCGCTGGTGTTCCAGGACGCCTTGGAGGAGCCCGGCGCGTCCGCGCCCCAGGACGCCGACGAGGAGCAGGAGCGGCCGGTCCGGGTCCTGGTCGGTCTGGAGCGGTACGCCATGGCGGAGGAGAGCCTCGCCGACGGCCTGGCCCGGCTGGCCAACTCCGTGCCCGAGGAGGCCGGGCAGGCGTGGGAGGCGGTCACGGCCGGGCTGTCCGGCGGCGCGGCCGAGCTGGCCCGCGCGGTCGCGGGACACGGTCTGGTGCTGCACACCGGCGGCGAGGCGGCCCGCGCGGAACCGGCCGCGCTGCTCGCCGCCGCCCGCGCGGCGGGCCTGCGGGCCTACGCCGCCTGCCACACCCTGGACGGCCGCAGCCGCCTGACGGCACACCTGGGAGCGGCCTCCGGGCGGGAGGGAGCAGCCACGGGACGTCCGGTGGCGAATCCGGCACGGCAGGGCGAGGCCACGGCACGGCCGATGGCAGATCCCGCACCGCAGGGCCAGGCCACGGCACGGCCGATGGCAGATCCCGCACCGCAGGGCCAGGCCACGGCACGGCCGATGGCAGATCCCGCACGGCAGGGCGAGGTCACGGCACGGCCGAGCGGGCACCCGGCCCAGCCGGGGACAGCCTCGGTAGAGCCGGACGCGCCCCCCGCACAGCCAGGCGCGGCCCCCGCACAGCCGGGAGCAGCCCCCGAAGTGCCGAGCGCGGCCCCTGTGCGGCCGGGACCGGGCGGGCACCCGGGCCCGTCGGCCGTGGAGCCGGGTGCTCACGGGGTCGTCACCGTTTCCGGGCTGCTGGCCGGGGTCGAAGGGCCGGGGCGCGACGCCGACGGGGCTCTGGATGTCGATCTGCTGATCGTGCTGGACGCGCCGCAGCTCGATGTGGAGGGTGCCGCGATGCTGGTGGAGTCGTTGCCCGACGGGGCGCGGCTCGTGCTCAGCGGTGACCCCGGGGTGCTGTGGTCGGCCGGGCCGGGCCGGATCTTCGCCGACCTGCTCGCGGCCCGGATCTGCCCGCAGGCCGTCTCCCGCGTGCCGGACCCCGGCCCGCTGGGCGAGCTGGTCTCCGGCATCGGCGTCGGCGAGCTGAACCAGGTCGCCGCCCCCGGCAAGGAGATCGTCATCGTGCCGGTGCGGGACGCGGGCGAGGCGGTGCACCGGACGGTGCAACTGGTGGCGGACTCGGTGCCGCGGGCGATCGGCGTCCCGGCCGACCAGACCGTGGTGATCACCCCGGGCCACGGCGGCGCCGCGGGCACCCGCGCCCTCAACTCCGCGCTGAAGCAGCGCCTCAACCCCGGTCCCGGCCGGTTCGGCGGCTTCGACCCCGGTGACCGGATCGCCTACTCCCCCGCGCCGGGGCGTACGGTGCCGGGCGTGGTGGTGAAGGCCGACGCCGACGGGCTGCACCTGTCGTGCGCCGGCGCCCCCGTCGTCGTACCGCGCGAGCGGGTGGAGGGCAGTGTCCGGCACGGCTGGGCGCTCACCGCGCACCAGGCGGCGGGTGCCCGCTGGCCGGCGGCGGTCGTGGTGCTGCCCGGCGACGCGGCGCAGGCGCTCAGCCGTCCGTGGGTGTACACGGCGTTCGGCCGGGCGGAACGCCACCTGTCCGTGGTGCACGGCGTGGAGCAGGCCCTGCCGAGGGCGGTCGCGGAGGTCCCGGCCAAGCCCCGCACCACTCGCCTGGGGACCCTGCTGCGCACGCAGGCGCCGGCGAGCTGA
- a CDS encoding DUF5703 family protein produces MPEYEFVDVYVPRGVSRKEATRLLTDHAEYGHWELDRLSLLRDGSRKVRLRRRIIRQVRATW; encoded by the coding sequence ATGCCGGAATACGAATTTGTCGACGTGTACGTGCCTCGCGGGGTCTCCCGCAAGGAGGCGACGCGTCTGCTGACGGATCATGCCGAGTACGGACACTGGGAGTTGGACCGACTGAGTCTGTTGCGCGACGGCAGTCGCAAGGTGCGGCTGCGCCGGCGGATCATCCGCCAGGTGCGAGCCACATGGTGA
- a CDS encoding M20/M25/M40 family metallo-hydrolase, whose amino-acid sequence MSETGTARTVTGEDEVVDLCRELIRFDTSNYGDHSGPGERKAAEWVAEKLAEVGLEPKIYESHPGRASTVARIEGEDPSRPALLIHGHLDVVPANAVDWTHDPFSGEIADGCVWGRGAVDMKDMDAMTLAVVRDRLRSGRRPPRDIVVAFLADEEAGGTYGARYLVDHHPELFEGVTEAISEVGGFSFTVDDERRLYLIQTAEKGMHWMKLTVAGTAGHGSMIHRDNAITELSEAVARVGRHKFPVRVTKTTRAFLDELGDALGTELDPEDMEATIAKLGGIAKLIGATLSNTANPTQLNAGYKVNVIPGEATAHIDGRFLPGHEEEFLADLDRLLGPNVRREDVHSDKALETGFDGPLVAAMQSALLAEDPTAKAIPYMLSGGTDAKSFDDLGIRGFGFAPLKLPPELDFAGMFHGVDERVPVDGLQFGVRVLDRFIDAS is encoded by the coding sequence GTGAGCGAGACGGGCACGGCCAGGACCGTCACCGGCGAGGACGAGGTCGTGGACCTCTGCCGCGAGCTGATCCGGTTCGACACCAGCAACTACGGCGACCACTCCGGCCCCGGCGAGCGCAAGGCCGCCGAATGGGTCGCCGAGAAGCTCGCCGAGGTCGGGCTGGAGCCGAAGATCTACGAGTCGCACCCCGGCCGCGCCTCCACGGTGGCCCGGATCGAGGGCGAGGACCCGTCCCGGCCCGCGCTGCTCATCCACGGCCACCTGGACGTCGTACCGGCCAACGCGGTCGACTGGACCCACGACCCGTTCTCCGGGGAGATCGCCGACGGCTGCGTATGGGGACGCGGCGCCGTCGACATGAAGGACATGGACGCCATGACGCTGGCGGTCGTCCGCGACCGGCTGCGCAGCGGGCGCCGGCCCCCGCGGGACATCGTGGTCGCCTTCCTCGCCGACGAGGAGGCGGGCGGCACGTACGGCGCCCGCTACCTGGTCGACCACCACCCCGAGCTGTTCGAGGGGGTCACCGAGGCCATCAGCGAGGTCGGCGGCTTCTCCTTCACAGTCGACGACGAGCGGCGGCTCTATCTGATCCAGACGGCCGAGAAGGGCATGCACTGGATGAAGCTGACCGTGGCCGGCACCGCCGGGCACGGGTCGATGATCCACCGGGACAACGCCATCACCGAGCTGTCGGAGGCGGTGGCCCGGGTCGGCCGGCACAAGTTCCCGGTGCGGGTCACCAAGACCACCCGGGCCTTCCTCGACGAGCTGGGCGACGCGCTCGGCACCGAGCTGGACCCGGAGGACATGGAGGCCACCATCGCCAAGCTCGGTGGCATCGCCAAGCTGATCGGCGCGACCCTGAGCAACACCGCCAACCCCACCCAGCTGAACGCCGGCTACAAGGTCAACGTCATTCCGGGCGAGGCCACCGCCCACATCGACGGGCGGTTCCTGCCCGGTCACGAGGAGGAGTTCCTCGCCGACCTCGACCGGCTGCTCGGCCCGAACGTCCGCCGCGAGGACGTGCACTCCGACAAGGCGCTGGAGACCGGCTTCGACGGCCCCCTGGTGGCGGCCATGCAGTCCGCGCTGCTCGCCGAGGACCCGACCGCCAAGGCGATCCCGTACATGCTCTCCGGCGGCACCGACGCCAAGTCCTTCGACGACCTCGGTATCCGCGGCTTCGGCTTCGCCCCGCTGAAGCTGCCGCCGGAGCTGGACTTCGCCGGCATGTTCCACGGCGTGGACGAGCGGGTGCCGGTCGACGGGCTGCAGTTCGGCGTGCGGGTGCTCGACCGGTTCATCGACGCGTCGTGA
- a CDS encoding chaplin: protein MREGTRKGLMTMAAATGVIAAASGYAHADSGARGAAGDSPGVLSGNTVQAPVHAPVNICGNTVNVVGLLNPSVGNKCAHHGGTSGNRPGGSAGSGSGGSRADGRTGGSPGVGSGNTVQVPVDIPVNVCGNSVDVIGVGNTTTGNDCAGDGGYGNPPGKPQRPGGPGEPTGPGRPGHPGEPGKPGDPGKPWQPGHPAQPGDPVEPGEPGQPGRPGPGTPPAGHGPGPRGGSQVTAEAGRPLQPQTGGQLAHTGGDVPLGIALPAGAAALLAGTVLYRKARAAR, encoded by the coding sequence ATGCGTGAGGGCACGCGCAAAGGCCTGATGACCATGGCCGCCGCGACCGGTGTGATCGCCGCCGCGAGCGGCTACGCACACGCCGACTCGGGCGCCAGGGGCGCCGCCGGGGACTCACCCGGCGTACTGTCCGGCAACACGGTGCAGGCACCGGTGCACGCTCCGGTGAACATCTGCGGCAACACCGTGAACGTCGTCGGGCTGCTCAACCCGTCGGTGGGGAACAAGTGCGCCCACCACGGCGGCACTTCGGGGAACCGGCCGGGCGGTTCCGCGGGCAGCGGCTCCGGCGGCTCGCGCGCGGACGGTCGCACCGGCGGCTCGCCGGGCGTCGGATCCGGCAACACCGTGCAGGTGCCGGTCGACATCCCGGTGAACGTGTGCGGCAACAGCGTCGACGTCATCGGTGTGGGCAACACCACGACGGGCAACGACTGCGCCGGCGACGGGGGGTACGGCAACCCGCCCGGGAAGCCGCAAAGGCCGGGAGGGCCGGGTGAGCCGACCGGACCGGGCCGCCCGGGGCATCCGGGTGAGCCCGGGAAGCCGGGCGACCCGGGGAAACCGTGGCAGCCGGGGCACCCTGCTCAGCCGGGCGACCCCGTTGAGCCCGGCGAGCCCGGTCAGCCCGGCCGCCCCGGCCCGGGCACCCCGCCGGCCGGGCACGGCCCCGGCCCCCGCGGCGGGTCCCAGGTCACTGCGGAGGCGGGCCGCCCGCTCCAGCCGCAGACCGGCGGTCAACTCGCGCACACCGGCGGTGACGTGCCGCTCGGCATCGCGCTGCCGGCCGGCGCCGCCGCGCTGCTCGCCGGTACGGTCCTCTACCGCAAGGCCCGGGCCGCGCGATGA
- a CDS encoding recombinase family protein: protein MALAREIKTAAPNQPVILTVVEMKRLARNAAELMTLSSTLQADGIQPELLSGPLQGVYDPNGAGAIVFAVLAVAAEVEREGIREKTLEGLDTAARKGNHGGRPSVVDDDKLAVARARHAKGESVTAIAKALGISRATLYRHIGESA, encoded by the coding sequence TTGGCTCTGGCGCGAGAGATCAAGACAGCCGCCCCGAACCAACCGGTGATCCTCACGGTGGTGGAGATGAAGCGCCTTGCCCGCAACGCGGCAGAACTCATGACGTTGTCCTCCACCCTGCAAGCGGACGGCATCCAACCGGAACTCCTCTCCGGCCCCTTGCAGGGTGTGTACGACCCGAACGGGGCAGGCGCGATCGTGTTCGCCGTCCTGGCCGTGGCCGCCGAGGTAGAGCGGGAAGGCATCCGGGAGAAGACGTTGGAGGGGCTGGACACTGCGGCCCGCAAGGGCAACCACGGGGGACGCCCCTCCGTCGTGGACGACGACAAGCTAGCCGTAGCCCGTGCCCGGCACGCCAAGGGAGAGAGCGTCACCGCCATCGCCAAGGCGCTGGGGATCTCCCGTGCGACTTTGTACCGGCACATCGGTGAGAGCGCCTGA